The region tgttTATAGACATAGATGGCATAACATttgaccgtcagttaacactaatcaatggatcgtGAAACAGCCCGTTAGAGAGATTGGTTATAGAGACTTGATTGTGTTCACTTTAGATAGCTTATTTAATCAACTTTTAGAAACTATCAAGAACTTCATAAGTTTCATAACCTTAAAGTTGTAATGGAACTGCCAGACAATTACTAACTTAAGCTATGTTTGAATAGACGTCTGACAAAAAAGATTAGCAAAGCTTTTACCAATATACATATCAATATACAAATTTCATAGTTGGGAATCATTCTCAACTGTTTGTTAGTACcacatacaaaaaaactttcagcctttatacAATACTGAAGGTCTGGCTGTCGCGGGCTCTTGCTCTATAACTTTCCAGTCAGATATTTTCTTAAAGATATTAAGTTCAgtgcatttattatttatgatattttttgtttgctcTAGGTACCGCAATGTTCTCATGGAAATTCTTAAAAATCCAGATGTGGATCTACCACACTCACTCAAGGCATTTATTGAAGCAAGTAAGTCTACTAACAGTCCAAATAGATTGAATATTATTAATCTTAAGCAAGCCATATACTTGTTTGGTGCAACATAAATCATAATTCATGGAAAGCCCTTAAGAGTTTTGTAAGCTCAATAGAACAATCACAAATCTTATCTAatttttatattcatcatcatcatcatcccagcctatataagtcccactgctgggcacaggcctcctctcagatcaaaagggcttttttatattactgataataaattgattattgatGAATTTATGATACAAATTTTTATATTCCAGTTGTAAATGAAAACGTGAGCCTGGTTATATCCAGGCAACTGCTCACTGACGTCAGCACTCACTTGGCCCTGCTGTCCGATGCTGTGTCTCAGGATGTGTCCCACTTCGCTCTTGATGTCATCCAGCCGAGGGTCATTTCATTTGAAGAACAGGTAAAATGTTAAAGTTATCTTGGTTTTTATTAAGGAAAGCtatagtaggaattatttgagaTGTCCTTTCGgacaaagccattgtattctattatgcCCTCACGCATAATCCTCggtttaacagtttttttttttttttatctagtattttaacgaggctttagtacaccaaatgtgactagactatgtcagcctcatggggagcctcagttatatacaccacactacaaattTTACGCTCTCCGTTGCACTGAAGCcaagtctctggatgcaaaggcctgtctaatgaacctgtaaatcagcatcgcttcctctgaaagcggtcgactcagaattacatttacacctccattgaacaagcaagcccataccatccaaatacctgtctctgatgtccttattctgatcacattccaaaagaaaGTGAATTTAACAGTTTAAAatgaatggaaatataaattttttctttttcattttttttttcaatattctaACGCATAAGTGACTTCCACTCCTTCTTTGGCCTATAGCCTCCAGACCTCCAAATCCGGCCCTTAGTTTCAAGCCATTATCTTTAACTATTGTGAACAGCCCGCGCACGTATGTGTAGTGCTGACCGTTCATTTCTGCGCATGTGATAGTCGCACACGCCAATCAGTGCTTACGCTTGCCACGTGCACCCCGCGCATCGATCACTCCCCCACACACAGCGCTATGCCCGGGTGCCTCAATGCTCTGGCAGAGAGATCCTGGGCCTACCAGTGATCTTCTGACCTATCCCGACCGATCAATAGGCTCCTGGCCGGTTCAGTTTGCCTTTGATCTGGCCTGGCACCCGCCGGACGTGGGGGCTTTGCCCCCACGAGGACCTCCACCATCCCCATAGTCCTGACCTCGGTTGCTCCATCATCATTACGACCGTCAATGCTGGGCAAAAGATACTTGCTCCATGTCTAGTTTATGCGCTCCGCTGTCTATGACATTACCAAGTGTACATTGTACTCTAGCGCTTACTGGACCCATGTACGGAATCTACCCTGTATTAAATTGCGGACATCCTTACACACTCCATAATCATGGCAATTAATATTACATAGCAAAACACTCACCTGAGGTTACAGCCGAGTTTCAGGAAGGAACTGACCTCTATACTGGGGCACCAGCTCAGTTCTTTTCCCTCGTTTGTTCATTGTATCGCCATTACACTATACGGTAGTGCCAACACACAAAATTAGACCAATAAGGAAAAGCAATGTGACCACATTATAAATGTATTACACATACTAGGGCTGTGACACTTACCGAGTTTTATATGGCAAATCGCGCTGTGCGCGACACTGCCTTACCTTGTACTTCTGCACATTAATAGTCATCGCTACACTTAGACTGCGGCTCccctgaggcggagacgagcggagcggagaggagacgtgtagggatcgaccaatccctacacgtctgatgataatgaggcggagacgagatgtggattcaactaatatgattgttcgatccctacacgtctcctctccgcttcGCTCGTcttctctccgctccgctcgtctcctctccgctccgctcgtctccgcctcagtgaaGCCGCACCCTTACACGGCGCGGCCTGCAGGTATATTTAACTCCTCATTTAATTCCAGGTAGCAAGTATCAGACAGCACTTGGCAGACATTTACGAACGCAACCAGAACTGGAAAGAAGCTGCCAATGTCTTAGTTGGAATACCTTTAGAAACAGGacaaaagtaattttttatcTTTGAAAATATCACTTCGTGCTATACCTACTTAGTCAGAGACCTTCTGTGAGAAAACACTCAATAACTTGAAATATGCACATCTCActatttttctttcaaaaatttGAATCAACATTATTGTTAACTTTCTCATaggtacagttgagttcataaacttgtgttgtgagcaaaaatttgatcaaaaatatctgaacacgcttctacgtcgttaacaatagtagtgttcagataattttgatcaaaattttgctcacaacacaagtttatgaactcgactgtacaagaaaGTCACGACTATGTAGAACTAgtgtttacctgcggcttcgcacacgtaaatcattagatacaccagttgaactgaaattccgggatttttcaaaattcccttGTGTTGTAGTATCTGTGACGCGGTCTGTCATCGTGACAGCCCCCGCCTTTTTAACTGGCAGAATAAAGAACGCTATAATAACCTAACATGGTGGCAGCGGTAAAAAAACCAATAAGGGAGATTTAAAAGAGATATTCGcgataaaacattaaaatgggTGAAGAAAAGATTGATGCAACCGGTGCAACCGGTGGCACGGGTGGCAGCGTGGCGGCGCCAGAGAAGTTTTCTTTTAACCCAGCACAGTGGGCTGTTTGGAAGAAAAGGTTCGTAAGGTACATGAGCCTTAGTGGCACGAATAAGAAAAATGATGAGGATCAATTAAACTGTTTAATTTACCACATGGGTGATCGTGCCGAGGACATAGTTTTGCAGTTCGAGAAAAATCTAAACTATGAAAAAACACTGGCGgcatttgataattattttctgCCCAAAAGAAACGTGATTTTTGAGagattcaaattcaattcaagAAGCCAGCAAGCGGAAGAACCGTTCGAAGACTTTTTAACTGATTTATATAAGCTTAGCGAAACTTGCGACTATGGGTCGTTGAAAGAAGAGCTCATTCGTGACAGAATAGTGATTGGGCTGAAAGATAAGAGGACCAGTGAGAGATTACAGTTGAAAGAAGATCTACAGCTCAAAGATGCTATATTGATAGCTAAGCAAGCAGAGGCACAACAGAAAGAAAATGAAACATTAATGAAACATAGCACTGCAGAGGAAACTATCAACAAAATTAGAATAAAGGAGAACAAGCAAGGAAAACAAAGCTGTTGGTTTTGTGGTGGCGGTCGTCATCCAAAAGATCAGTGTCCAgcattaaaagtaaaatgtttcAACTGCGGGCGTATAGGACATTTTGCAAGTCTGTGTCGTGCCAAGTACATGAAAAGAATGGAAGAGGATCTACAAGAGGCTGCAGCTGTTTTTAAGGTGGGCTCATGTGAGATGTCACAAAAGTATGTGATTAAAGTGGATGTTTTCAGTAGAGACACATATATTGATAAGCTAAACTTTTTGATAGACACAGGTGCCGACATAACTGCTATACCGGATTGTATCAGCCATCTCCAGGTGACAAGATGTGAGGACAGCGTAAAGGGTCCAGATGGTAAACCATTACATGTGAAAGGTACAGCTACATTAAGGTTAGTTTATAAAGATAAAGTGTATTATGGcaaagtttatattataaaaggcTTAAAAAGTGCTATACTGGGGCGGCCAGCTATTGAAAGCATGAACATGATATCAATTTGTTCTATGACACAtagtaatgtaaaaaataatcatgACTTGATAGAAAGTGGTTCCAAAGTCTGTGTTGAGAAGGAATTTCCTCACATATTTGATGAGTTAGGTGTGTTCAAAGATAAATTCAGTATAAAGTTAATAGATAATCCTCAACCCTATGTACAAGCAACACCAAGAAATGTGTCTATTCCTTTACTGCCGAAAGTCAAAGAAGAATTAGATAAGTTAGAGAGTTTAGGTATTATTAGCCCTATAGAAGAACCAACAGATTTTGTTTCCCCTATTGTAGTAGTCTACAAAAATGATAAAGTAAGAATATGTGGGGATTATACAAAGGtgaatcaaaatattaaaagacctatctatcCTATACCTAAAGTTGAAAACACATTAGCACAGCTTAAGGGAGCAAAATATTTCTCGAAAATTGACGCAACTTCAGGTTTTCATCAAATCAAATTAGATGAAGATTCAAAAAAGCTTACAACAATAATAACTCCATTTGGGAGATATATTTACAATAGATTACCTTTTGGACTTAACTGTGCCCCAGAATATTTCACtatgaaatttaataatttatttagagaCTTAAAAGTTGCTATACACATGGATGATATATTAATATATGAGGAAACTCAGGAGAAACATGACAGTGCATTAAGGGAAGTTCTTAAAAGATTGGAAAAGGAAGGGATTACTATTAATAAAGGGAAATGTAAATTCGGAGTAACAGAAATAACCTATTTAGGCCATATAATAAATGAGAAGGGAATAGAAATTGATCCCGAAAGAATCAGGGCAATAAGTGAGTTTAAAACACCTACTAACAAAAAAGAACTCTTACAATTTTTAGGCATGGTCAATTTTGTTGGTAGGTTTATACCTAACAAATCACATCATTTGGAACCCCTTCATTCTTTGTTAAGAGAAAGTAATTTATTCATTTGGGGAATGTCACAAGAATTGGCTTtcagagaaataaaaaataaacttctaaAAGCTCCCACTTTAGCACATTTTGACCCCAGTAGTAAAGTTATTGTGTCAGCTGACAGCAGCTCATATGGCTTAGGGGCTGCATTAATGCAGGAAGACAAAACAGGCCAGAGGAGTATAGTTGTGTATGCTAGCCGCACCCTCACTGACACAGAGAAACATTATGCGCAGATCGAGAAGGAGTGTTTGGCTTTAGTTTGGGCCATAGAAAAGTTTAGAGACTATGTGATAGGAATAAAGGTACACTTAGAGACTGATCACAAGCCCCttttgcaaattttacaaactaaacCGTTAGATGACCTGACACCTAGGTTACTTAGATTCAGGCTTAAGCTCATGCGTTTTGATTTTGAAGTAAATTACACCCCAGGAAAAGATTTGAAAGTAGCCGATGCTCTTTCTAGGAATCCtttgaaaacaaatgaaaatgagAGAAATAGGTACTTGAATTTAGTATTCAATCTAAGTATGAATGATTCTGTCAATAATGAGATGCTGTGTAAAATAAAGTCAGAACAGGAAAAAAGtgcaataaattcaaaattaatagaATACACTGTAAATGGATGGCCGCACAAGAGTAAAATAGAAGACAACTTGAGAATATTTTTTCAGTACAGACATAATTTTACTGTAGAAGAAAACTTGCTTTTGTACAACTCAAGAATAGTAGTTCCAAATACCTTACAAAGAGAAATATTACAAAAGATTCATGAGGGCCATTTAGGCATCACAAAATGTAGAGAGCGGGCTAAGCAATCAGTGTGGTGGATGGgattatcaaaacaaattgagGAAATGGTAAGGAATTGTCCAAAATGTATAGAAATGCGTGTAAATCATAAAGAAGGCATGGTTGTAGATAAAATTCCAGATAGGGCATGgcaaaaaattggaatggatctttttaaatttaacaatgACTGGTACATAGTAATAGTTGATTACTACTctagatttttagaaatatttaaactaaaagACCTGACAGAAGATAGTGTGATCACTAAATGTAAAGAAACATTTGCTAGGTATGGTATCCCAGAAGTAGTACGCACTGATTGTGGCACTCAGTTCAAGTCTAAGTTCAATTTATTTGCTAAAGAGTATGGGTTTAAGTTGATTACTAGTAGCCCTTATTATGCCCAAAGTAATGGCCAAGCTGAATCTGCGGTCAAGATAGCCAAAGCTCTGTTAAGTAAAAATGATGATATACATCTTGCTCTATTGATATACAGAAATACACCTGTTGAATGCGGCTACAGCCCAGCTGAGTTGATGTTTGGTAGGAAACTTCGTGATAATTTGCCTATATTGTCTAGCAAATTAAATAAGACTATTGATATAGGAGAAAAGTATAAAtatgtaagaaataaaaaaaaagaacaagatGCACAATACTATAATAAGAGACATAGAGTTTCGAACTTGCCAGAATTGAATGTTAATGATAGAGTGtggataattgatttaaaaacatatggtgtaatagaaaaaaaatgtacagaacCTCGTTCATTTATTCTAAAAACGGGCAAAGGCTTGTTTAGACGAAATCGTGGGCATTTGGTGTTAGCCCCTCATGCGAACTTAGGGGATATTGATTACCCTGTTCAGGAAGAAGTACATGTAACTCCCACAAGTTTTCTGGATTCACCAGAGCAATTAACTCAGACTGAGGATAATGAACGACAGAGTGATACCAGTACAGAAGGTAGGGAATCCAGAAGGCTTGTAAAGAGACCCAATTATCTTAATGACTATGTATGTGactaaaattcaaatttgtcatttatacttaagtagatttaagttttcatttatatttaatgtaaaaaggAGAGATGTTGTAGTATCTGTGACGCGGTCTGTCATCGTGACAGCCCCCGCCTTTTTAACTGGCAGAATAAAGAACGCTGAATATAATCTAACACCTTGGAAAATTAGCTGTGAATATTCCAGATGTTAGCCGTGCAGCAATCctagcgtgaaaaagtaacaaatgaaaattcccgaaaattgcaatgtgaaaaaaacaaccacgccaaatttcatgactctaaacccagcggctgtccaaccgttttagcatttaggagtaacaaacacacgtacacacacacacacacacacacacacacacacacacacacacacacacacactttcacatttataatattaatagaataGGATGTAGCACTTAATACGTTTGTGGTAGCGACCAGTTTTTTCAAGGTATTCCTATGATCATTTATCGTTCTATCTCCAGACAATACTCGGTGGACTACAAGCTAGAGACGTACCTGAAGATAGCCCGGCTGTACCTGGAGGTCGACGACCCCGTGCAGGCGGAGGCCTACGTGAACCGCGCCTCGCTGCTGCAGGCCGAGACCACTAACGAACAGCTGCAGATCTACTATAAAGTGTGCTACGCCCGCGTCTTGGATTACAGGAGGTGACTTTATGAGCACTACAGATGGACTGCATTCccactgcaacgtaaccgcaactgccgactgcccatacatttttcgttgcagtcggcacaactgcactctgactgcaaCTGAGCTGTAATGCAGTACGTCTGTTCTGGCCCTACAAAGACTGATAAATTCCATCACCGCACTACTTGGCATAAAAGTATCCATCAACATCATCTTGATGGGtttcgtgaaaaagtctttcgtgataaagtctattcgtgataaagtttttcgtgataaagttttcgtgataaagtcattcgtgtaaaagtttttcgtgaCATAATACAAGCGCCGGTGGCGATCATCCACAGTGCGATTTAAGCATTCCTTTCCTCGCACGTCCAATTTATGGAACTGTTTGGCAGCCGAGGTTTTTCCAACTCGCTACGACATGGCTACCTTAAAAAAACGAGTGTACCATTTCTTGCAAGTCGCTGCACGCTGTGTGTTAACCGAGTACGagtaagggtctccccacatctgtCGATGCGGAATCGGCTTTAGCCGTCCAAAAAAcactttatgtccacgcaatgaGAGCGAAAAAGGCGTCTTCCGCGTCGATGGGTTTCGGGGGACCCTTATCGACCAATGAAATTACGTAAGATTTTATAATTCGATAGTAGGGATATAATTTGGAGGTAGTCTGATCTCTGTCGAGTCGTTATGCTCGGCTTGTATGCCACCTCGTCAGGCACCCTGCTTTCCGGGCCTCGaattatttgaatttagaaaaagTTATATTCAAGTAGAACCTAAGGTTATCCTGACGTCGAAATTATCCTAATTGCAAAATTTTCCCACAGGAAATTCATAGAAGCAGCACAGCGTTACAATGAGCTCTCGTACCGGAACATCATACACGAGGACGAACGGATGACGTGCCTCAGGAATGCTCTCATCTGCACGGTCCTGGCGTCCGCCGGTAAGTGGATACTCACATCCGGAGTTagtatcacttcgtctaaaaagcagttGGTCTAAGCAAATGGTCTAAAAAGTTCCCTGGATGTCTAGTTGGTCTCCATTTGTCTATTTGGATCGTCAATTTTAATTCTATGATCCAAAGTTGACggagcggagctcctattccgcgtggctgagcgcgagcgccttgacgcaactttAGCCTAACTTAACCTaggttttttcaaattttcgacaaaaacaggttaggaccggctgctttttagaccagctgcttttttaatcgaaatgatactaacccagttgattgacccaggtataataattatttccaAATGGTTATTGTGTGTCAGGTCAACAGCGGTCGCGCATGCTGGCAACACTGTTCAAGGACGAGCGCTGCCAGCAGCTGCCGGCGTACTCCATCCTGGAGAAGATGTACCTGGACCGCATCATCCGCCGCTCCGAGCTGCACGAGTTTGAGGCGCTCATGCAGACGCACCAGAAGGTCAGATAACCAAACCATCCATTCCAGTCGTTCCCTCATAACTGACGAGGTCATCACCACCACACACATTTGAATGGATTATTTGTTTCCATCAGTATGTATCTGTGGACGAAGCTAAACCTCGGGGACCTGGAGTCCCTAATTAGATAACCAAACAGATGTTTCTATAAACACCCACTCATCCGACATCCGACCGAATATTCGGCGATCAGCGTTACATTGAAGTTTCGGTGTGGTTCCGGTTTCGGCAGAAAAACTGCCGAAATTGGGACAGAAACTGACTTCGTGATCTTTAGTGCGGCGTTCGAGAGCAATTGACGTAGTTCAGTTAGACCGCTGTAAGCACGATTTGCAGTATAACCCTGTCTTAGCAAGCCTTCATTGTTTTTATCAAGGAGACGGGTGACTCTATTTACCAACCCAAAtccaaatcaaaatcatttttcaACCCGATTTTTCGTATATTCGCCCATAAATGAGTTTTTATgtgcgtgtacacgaaaaattgggtcggtattatctgggccggtaaatagtgtcacccaaggAAACCACTGGGACGTTTATTATTGTGAAATGGTTCTACTGCAGGTCGGGCTTGCAGCGGTTTACTTATAGTGTCTCGCCACTCGCGTGTTTGCTAATTTTTCGTAGCTACGTAGATATTCCACAAATTCACACGTATTGAATGAAAATTGCAAATTTGTATTATAATTGCAAATATGTATatcgaacttatcccttaaagggaaaattgcaattattttctGCTTGTGCCACAAACCGCCTCACCCAaaaatgtgtgacgtaattttTGGATGACTTTATTATTCAGTCAGACTTATTGTTCGGTGTAgaaattcggaattttgaaattcgtaaGTGTAAACGCTggatctttttttatttcgaatttATGAAGAATATGATCGGAATTATAAGAATCGGTATTTTTAAACTCGCGAATCCGACtttcttaattttgtttttttgtgtttatgtagTGTACCCTACACGTCACTGTGTCAAGCGACTGACTCATTCATTATTATGTTATGTGTTCAGGCGACGACGCAGGACGGATCGTCGATCCTGGACCGCGCGGTGTTCGAGCACAACCTCCTGTCAGCGAGCAAGTTGTACAACAACATCACGTTCGAGGAGCTCGGCGCGCTGCTGGAGAcgccgcccgcgcgcgccgAGCGTATCGCCGCGCACATGATCAGCGAGGCGCGCATGCACGGACACATCGACCAGATCAACTCCATCGTGCACTTCGAGAGTGAGTACCAGCCCTAAAACTAGCCCTAAAGCTGCGGGTCACTAATTATCTCTAAGTTAAGTCGAAGACAGACGTCAAAACTATAAGGAATCAGGCGCGGATTTAACCTCGTGCCGCGCCGCCCAATGGTGCAATAGTATGACAAtgtaacagattttttttttgtttctcaaTTTTTTTACGTCAGTTTCACTTTATTCCCCTGCaataatacccctggtgttgcagatgtttatgggcggtggtgatctcttaccatcaggagacccatttgctcgtttgccatccagtcgaataaaaacaaaaccaaaacaattaaattgaaactgctttgacattttttttaatgtacatatGGTGGGCCTCAGGAAGCTAGGATTTTGTTTAGGGAGGGCAACCTTACCTCATTTCTCCTGCTTAATTTttccacaaaataaaacaatacaaaatatattattaatttcagtCAGTCGTACCCAAGCAAGATAGGTCGTGAGCCCGGTGCACCTCCCCCCTCGTGATTCACAAATATAAGGAATCAGTTTTACGCCATTTTAGAACCACATAAGTAAACTGTACTTTTCTTTAATGTTACGATTCAGTTATTAGACTTTGGCCAATTACTAGCTTATGCCACAACTTTGTCAACGACTTGTTGGCGCAGGCTAGCGGAAGCGGAACTAAAGTATATTTAGACGCCCTTCACGCGCTTGTCTTTCAATGTGAAGATCAATAAACAAACTGTAATATCGTTATTTTCCTGAACACTTCTGCGTAGCGCTAGTACGATTAATAGATTCTATGTAGATCTTCTCCAATACTTTCAATTGACACCTCATCACCAGTTgcggtacctaaataaataataaaatgggTAAAACTTTATGCTAACAAATAACAGTAAAGGTAAGCACGATCTGCAGTACAACCTTGTCACAGTAAGCAAGCATAGCTTTTATCCAGGAACCCACTGGGACGcttattgtgaaaaggttctactGCAGGTTGGGCTTCCAGCCGTTTACCTCTAAATGCTCCTTATTCAACATGGTTTTAGCGCTTCACGCCATCGTAAGTCTTAACGTAACCCATCAAAATAAGATTCCGAAGTTAAGATTTGATGGGTATTTGTACCCACAGAGACAGAAACACAGTTCGAATTCAGATCGACCTTTCGTGTATTAATCATAATCGATTTGTTGACGAAGTCGTGATTTGGTCAAATTTTCCATTTATTGGTGGACTTATTTTTGGGCAAGAGAGCTTAAAATCTCAGGTTTTAAAaacgtaattattatgtatttaatccctcttaaaaattgtatgtttgtactctttattgtacaaagaaaagaaacaaatacaattaaaaactttgaaaaaaggcgaacttatccctttattGTTTTTGCAGCTCGAGAGATCCTTCCTCAGTGGGACAAGCAGATCCAGAGCTTGTGCTACCAGGTGAATAGTCTGATCGAAAAGATTGCCGCTGCGGAGCCAGAGTGGATGGCCAAGATCGTCGAGGAGGAAATGATACAGTAACCAGACTGAAAAGTTTTATGTGTAACCATTGACAGTTCCCTtagttatttcaataaaaatatacttctaAAGTGAATACTTtcgtttaatttttatgaaatctcCCGTTCACGCGAAATAGGATGTACAGTGGATGGCATTATATAGCTAGtgtcaaatatatatttatacatcAACCTTACGGTTAACATAaaggtatagatatttttggcgTCTTAGGAACCTACAagtatttatgaccttgactgtaccagggCTAGCTTTACgctattatttccaaaaaatctTTCATACATTACATAGGCTCTTTGAAAATCTAATCTATCTATGTCTATCTAAcataaacgagcaattcttgtacatatccatactaatattataaatgcaaaaatgtgtttgtccgtcttttacgtcgaaacttagcgacggatcgaagtgatttttggcatagagatagtttatgggccagtgacatagtaaaataaaatgcacagttctcaaGGGGACAGCGCGcgaaccgaattccacgcgggcgaagcctcgggcaaaagctagtatatactTTGTAGTATgtactttcttaatttttaatacctttttgttatgctacgttactttgtcacgaataaatgatttatatttctatatatatatactgagcggcaaaaaatctggccctcaaatgtacgcAGCTATCTAGGTAATTATGTATGCTCAGTATAATATATttcagggatctcggaaacggctccaacgacttagatgaaatttggaatgtgggggttttcgtgaacggacaaatcgatctagcttggtcttgtctctgggaaaacgcttattatcgagttttagcccgagcaaagctcgtgCTCGTGGAATGTCATACATTGCGCTAGGCGCATACAACTTGTtactcataataaaataaataaggaatggttatttatttaaatagctttattaaacatttaaataatcaaaatcggacagattatgaaaaaaattaaaatataaaatcttaCATTTCAAAAGAACCTATTTCACTACTGAGTCACTATGCAGGATCGGGATAAACCAGGACCGGTCAGAAACTTAAGGATACGGGGCTAATGAAACAATCGATCGGTGATTCCAACAGACTATTCATTTAA is a window of Choristoneura fumiferana chromosome 23, NRCan_CFum_1, whole genome shotgun sequence DNA encoding:
- the CSN4 gene encoding COP9 signalosome subunit 4 isoform X2 gives rise to the protein MPLNLQSVRQYLNELRNSGGLHKDQAEKYRNVLMEILKNPDVDLPHSLKAFIEAIVNENVSLVISRQLLTDVSTHLALLSDAVSQDVSHFALDVIQPRVISFEEQVASIRQHLADIYERNQNWKEAANVLVGIPLETGQKQYSVDYKLETYLKIARLYLEVDDPVQAEAYVNRASLLQAETTNEQLQIYYKVCYARVLDYRRKFIEAAQRYNELSYRNIIHEDERMTCLRNALICTVLASAGQQRSRMLATLFKDERCQQLPAYSILEKMYLDRIIRRSELHEFEALMQTHQKATTQDGSSILDRAVFEHNLLSASKLYNNITFEELGALLETPPARAERIAAHMISEARMHGHIDQINSIVHFETREILPQWDKQIQSLCYQVNSLIEKIAAAEPEWMAKIVEEEMIQ
- the CSN4 gene encoding COP9 signalosome subunit 4 isoform X1, with amino-acid sequence MSPIKIHQPLFLFVVVFYIEESGTGLKMWYRNVLMEILKNPDVDLPHSLKAFIEAIVNENVSLVISRQLLTDVSTHLALLSDAVSQDVSHFALDVIQPRVISFEEQVASIRQHLADIYERNQNWKEAANVLVGIPLETGQKQYSVDYKLETYLKIARLYLEVDDPVQAEAYVNRASLLQAETTNEQLQIYYKVCYARVLDYRRKFIEAAQRYNELSYRNIIHEDERMTCLRNALICTVLASAGQQRSRMLATLFKDERCQQLPAYSILEKMYLDRIIRRSELHEFEALMQTHQKATTQDGSSILDRAVFEHNLLSASKLYNNITFEELGALLETPPARAERIAAHMISEARMHGHIDQINSIVHFETREILPQWDKQIQSLCYQVNSLIEKIAAAEPEWMAKIVEEEMIQ